Part of the Spea bombifrons isolate aSpeBom1 chromosome 3, aSpeBom1.2.pri, whole genome shotgun sequence genome, TTACCTACAAATTGAATTCATGTGTATGTCACTTAAATTTTTTGTTGCTTACCCAGTGGAGTAGAGCACCATCATTATTTCCATTTACCTTCTATTTGATGTGTTCCAGTGAATTGTTtcattgttaatatatattcccTATGAGAAATTAAGTGTTAAACCATCTACACTTTGACAACCTAAATACAGACAACATGGGGTGTGTGGACATACTGGTAACTAACGACCATAATATAGGGACCCATAATCACGTTTATCATACATAGGCCTTCTCAACAACTTCAACGCAGTGTACTCTAACTCGCTGTACAACAGTACACTACATCCTGTACAAAAGTTCTCATTGTGGAACCAAAAAAGGATCATGTTTTGTGGAAATTATCTAAATATGAGGTTGTGTTTTACAAGCCACCTGTGGTTataagaactaaaaaaaaatgttagtgcCCCGAATGCTACAAATGAGAGAAACCATGGCAGCGTAATGTTACATTACCCTACTTGTCAATACACTTAATGCACAGTATTTGTAATGCAGGGCACATATTCCAGATTTTGGGAAAGCAAATCTGTTTATAAAGCTTTTTGATTGTGGTTCAAGGTACGCTGGGTAAAAACATTGATCATACTTCTAAGCATTCTTCCTGAGTTTGCAATATTAGACATTCTCCTAATCATTGACTCTTTCTTGTTTGCTTACAtttacaaagggttaaaggtgATACCAAGTTTGAGAGGGTGCTATTGTATAAAGCTGAGCTCCAAGCCTTTCTTCTCCAGTGTTCTGTGGAAAATTTCTTAGGGTAACTGGACTTGTGAGGCCATATTGCCTGTACCCTTCTACTTAGAAGGATGAAacctattattttattgttagtgTGCATTCAGGTGTTCTGCTGTAGAGCAGCGCCTCCGCAGTCCCAGGAGCCTCCGCTGACCTCCATTCCTTGCACTGATCCTGGAGCAGAAGCTGCTGCCGATTTGTCTTTGCGCCAGCTAAATGCAAACCGCAGAGAGGGCTTCGTGTTTGGGCTGAAGCGCATTTCCAGCGCCCTGGAGCAATTTGAGGTAAATATAACAGCAAAACAACAAAGAACAAGATCAACAGGCCTGCCAATCTACTTTGGGCATTGGTTCTGGTTGAAAAGTgtactattaaaataaattatttttatgcatatttatGCAATAGAGTATTTAAATGGCCAACTAATGGATGACTACTTTATTGACACAATAGcttgaaaatgttaaattacacggatatatacagtaattaacTATGAATAGGATGACAAAAATATGGTTGAAAAGATTTAGTGATAAGGCACAATCATTTAACTGACAACAGAGGAACCATGAACATATTTACTAATGTACATTATGTTTTTAGAGAGTTCAAGTAACTATGaggaatatataaaattatgccATACTACAAGGAAATGTTGGAATATACTGTACTCTAATGCCAATATAATTTGTATTGCAGGAGAGAAGCGGCGTTGTGTATTACCTGACACTGGATGTTTTGGAAACAGAATGCCATGTTCTGAGCAGACGGGCATGGAAAGACTGCGAACCCAAACCAAACCATGAAGCAGTAAGAATTGctcaaaattaaatattatataatgtttcaTATAGCCAGTAGgagccatgttttttttctatttttacattgtctccatatcattaaaaaataagtcaAACCCATCTACATTTTTACTATGAAggtaaggaaaataaaatatcctGGTGGATATCAGAACATTAAATTTACGTAATAATAGCAGAAGCAAAAAATGGTTGTCTGTACTTGCTttaattatggtttttcataaGATGCAACAGTTTCTCTTTAAATTAAGTTATTACAAGTGAGCTTTACTGTTTCATGGGACCACTTAATGACCTTATCACTGCAAATAACCCTACGTAATTTTTGTGCtagtgaaaattattattagcaATAAAATTTACACTTTTTAGTTTAAAACATCAACAGAAGAAGGAGTCTTTTGTAATAAAAGTCACTATTCCATTCCCACTGGGGTAGATGGGGGGGCTCCAACCGCTCTTGCTAGCATACACACAGAATAAAGAAATTCAGATGACAGACCTGAGCCTTCTCGCCCAAGCCAGAGAGGCCATCGGCGGTAAAAACTTAATAGGTGCTGCAGTCTTAAATAATTTGCACTGTTGAATCTCAATACATTACAAAAGGTGGGAATTCAGAGAACAACATGTTTCATGTCCACAGACTCTTATTCATAGAGTCAACTGCATGTGGGCTTTCTGGCTAGGGCAAGAAGGCCAAGGGCTCTCTTGCAATGTTATAATCTTTtagacaaataaatataattctaaATGTCATCATATGAATCCGAAGCCTAAAAAAGCTACTGTAACCTtggctgcagaaaaaaactataatatatttatacatgtgtTTATTAATTACACAACTACTgttattttttaggtttttggaCAGTGCAAAGTTATATTTCACCTTAACAAACCAATGAGGATAGCTCACCTGTACAGCTATGAGTGTGCCTTGAGACCAGGTATGTAGAAAGCGTAATATACAGTACAATAACAATCCTACATTTCTGTTTGTTCTTTATCATGCTCAGACAAGACACTAGGCAGTATAGAAatgggttactgtaataagttCCTCAAGCGAGACGCAAAAGAacgttaaaggtgctgttccacccagacattttttctttcctaaGTACTAACATTATCACGTACTACTCTTGTATACATGGTCATGTACAATAAATGTATTcctattttaatgtttctctaTATTGATTGAAGGTCTCTGGGAGAGGTTTTAGCCTGTCAGACTACTTTGATGTTATTCATAGAAGAGGGCTTTGGAAGAATGACAGGACTCTGTTTCTAAGCAACTCTTGCATCTTAATAAAGCATTGAGGTTTGCATTGAGGACAAACTAAAACGGCAGATAGCTTTATTCTGTTTCTTGTATACGTGGTACAGCACTTATCTGGTAATATTTTATGAGGAAACCCTGGTTAAACAGCaactttaaataatataataatgatataataataatataatggcgGCACTATGGTGACGTCTTCCCtaataataagtattattaatgttttatatagcgttctcatattctgtagcgctgtacaatgggtagacaggacatacagtaataagtagtatataatataacaatatgacttatagaacaacaggtgaggagggccctgctcaaacgagcttacaacgtagaaatgtattttgtttatttgcttgCTAATACTCATTTTTGCTGTGACTTGGTACCATCGTGATTTACACATCTGATCACCACATTCTCCTTGGTTATtccttctttattctttaataatTATCCAACTGTAAGTTTTTTTCCATCCATTTATTGTGGGTTACACTCTTCATGGTTTATgtatactattaaaaaaaccttCCATACATATTGGTTTTATTGGTGAGTCAGTTCCATTCATTCTGTTTGTTGCAAACTCTAGTTGCCCGAGGTGTTGGCGGGTGCCCTGGCTGTGTCTTTTCCCAACCCAAGAATCATAGCAGTGTCCAGGATATTGTCAACAAAGCAATTGAAAAATACAACAACCAAAGTGCATACGATAAGTATTTTACTGTTGGAAACATCACAAAAAGCACATCACAGGTAAGAATGGCTACATTTCTTGAAGAAAGTTGTCATCTGCTGTTTTCTGTTTCtactaaattaaaacatcttgaAACGTATTAGGAAAACGATACACAGAAATGAAAATAAGGGAAATAAAATAAGGGAAATAAATAACCAAACGTaggaaaagtaaagaaaacGTTGATGGATATGGTTAGTGAAAGAAAAAGTAAGGTGTTGAACTAAAAGGATGACATGGCATTACAAATACATTGTTTAAACCTTTGTCTTCTGTAGTCCCAAAATGGTAGAGAATGAgcatttatttatgtaggtGCCAGACAAAGTTCATGTTAATAGTAACAGAAAGCACCTTCCCAACCATGCTCTGTGTCTTTAATCACAATTTTTGTTTGGATTAATAAAGTGGGcagcataaaaagcatattaaaggAAAACAACTATAATCCATGCAGTCAGTCACTACAGTTTTACTCTTTACCGCCTGTAAAATTTAGGGGctataaaaaaatctagaaattcAGATACTGCAGACCATAGCAAATGAGGTTCAACTGTCCaacttgccatctttgctacTTCTTCCCTTCGCTATGAAAAATATCTCATGGACCACATTTGAAATTATGCAATTGTACCAAAAAGTTATGAACCCTTTCAGGTGAAGAGTTGTTTTTTCAGGTGTTCATTAATAAGCACTTATGTCCTTCCCAGCCTAGCATAGgaacatagaatctgatggtACATATGAACCATTCGACCCACCGTGACAGCCCTTTGCTTTGTATTATATTCAATATTTCCATacatatcccatgcatgtttcaaccatctaccacctctgctgctaGGCTTTTCTGATAATCTACTAGAATTCAAGGGATTTAAAACTTCATTACAATACATCTAATGTAGTACAATCAGCTTGAACGTTCTTAAGCTGTGTACCATTAAGACATTGAGAACATTTCAACAATGCTATGAACAGCTCACAGAATAGTAAATCTGAGTAAACTTGAGATACGCCCAACGTGTACTGAGTTTTTAGCTTCTAAAATTAGTCTGTAGAACTCATGAGTCCATGGtgaaaataaatttgaaaagaaaaataaacatttccagGCCTATTTGAGATTCCGACTGGACTACAAGCTGtacaatataattaatataattaataaaaacagtaGTGTGGTGGTAGGTGAAATGGCATGGGtagttgttttaattttaaaactgTATTTATCAATGCATACAGTATGATTCAATTAGCTCATGTTGTTTTCTGTGGTGATCAAAGGTAATTGCTGGAACTGCCTACAAGGTGGAATTTACAATTCATGAAACATCTTGTAACAAGTCTTTGTCAGCTGAAGAGCTGGCACTTTGCAAGCCCCTGGACTGTGAATTTGCAGTAAGTACTTATTTTATTAGACAACCTGCTAGCACAAAATAATGCCAGAATTGTAATGGGCCAATGTGTTGGACTAGGGAGGACAGAGCCAAAGGTAAATACTTGGCAGATTTATGAAGTGCTTAATTGAGACATTGCACTGTGCCATGCCTATATAAACTAACTTTGGTCAGCTTCCACTAACTTActaaataactaaattaaaaaGTGAACTTGCTGACTAATCATATAAACACATCAGCTACAACACACAAGGAATTCCTTATGAAGCATGTGAATCTGGCTCGGATCTTGCATGGCTCAACAAGCGGAACCAGGGTCCGACTCATACCTCAAACAAATACCATTTTCATTGACtgaccataaaaaaatctttgtacaATATTCCATGTAAACCACAAGCAAACTAATAGATGcctatattttagttattttatattaGACCTTAGTTAAGGCACTACTAGTAGCAATTCTGTTGAAATTTTCTTTTCTCAGCACACTGGCTATTGCAAGAGCCGTGGCTTAGCACACTGGAGCCGACCAGATGATCCATATGTGACAGTCACCTGTGATATATTTGAACCAGAGGTACTGAATGAACTTTATTGCTTAAAAATTGAAATAGCCTTGTTTACTTATTTATCACTTATTTATCCCTCCTCTAATCATAAACTAAACTTAACAGGATAGCAAAAGCAACCCTCCATCCTGTGGCTTGTGTGTAAAAATGGAGTTTCCAAAAAGTTCTGAGGATGGGGCTTAAGAGAGACACTTCTAATCTGAATGGAGTTGAGGGTCTAACTTTTGGATTTcctttttatacaatattttagtCTGACATCTGAAGGCAATTGAATGGTTAAGTATGAAAGGGCAGTTATTCTGTTTTGAAAGTTTGAAACATAGCTTACTGTATGTttagtaattgtttttattatggtAATATCACGGAAGCCTGCAAAATCCAACTAACCTCCTCTTCTTATTCACTCAGCCCTTTAAATTGtatgttaacatatatatatatatgcatttatagGCCGCTGCTATTGAAGAGCAGAACCATAAGAAAGGTCATAATGAAGAAAAACCTGAACGAAGTCCTGGAAAAAGTGGAGAAAAACATGGGAAGAAACCAGAACGCTCTTCTCGCAAACAAAACAACAAGAAGGACCATAAACATGACCATGACAACAGCGAAAGTCATGAAGATGAGCATAACCATGATCACCTGCACCCCCACGAACATCATCACGGCCAACAGGGAAATAGCCCTG contains:
- the LOC128482900 gene encoding fetuin-B-like, which encodes MKPIILLLVCIQVFCCRAAPPQSQEPPLTSIPCTDPGAEAAADLSLRQLNANRREGFVFGLKRISSALEQFEERSGVVYYLTLDVLETECHVLSRRAWKDCEPKPNHEAVFGQCKVIFHLNKPMRIAHLYSYECALRPVARGVGGCPGCVFSQPKNHSSVQDIVNKAIEKYNNQSAYDKYFTVGNITKSTSQVIAGTAYKVEFTIHETSCNKSLSAEELALCKPLDCEFAHTGYCKSRGLAHWSRPDDPYVTVTCDIFEPEAAAIEEQNHKKGHNEEKPERSPGKSGEKHGKKPERSSRKQNNKKDHKHDHDNSESHEDEHNHDHLHPHEHHHGQQGNSPAPESAATVGKIVYLGNEEEPTPTAANREKKAKKSDGDKTKQEKPKGPKGEKSPPGLKLPKPYIRPFPAEASTSDRCPGPVKNIGPQPVATEQPTAIPK